From one Novosphingobium sp. genomic stretch:
- a CDS encoding HlyD family secretion protein, with product MTRLLPDLGRILLTILLIAGAILALVLVWRHYEDDPWTRDGALQADVVQVSADVAGLVTQIHVHDNQPVRAGDLLFTVDQERYAAQLAQADAAVASAQAGIANASATITNAQATLSNALREKSRYVALGNLVSQEERDTRITTVDKDQAALVQARAGLQSAQAGLKQAEANRRLAQVNMDHSAVRAKVNGYITGFSMRPGDYVAAGSPQFALLDTDSFYVLGYFEETKLRRFALGDKVRIDLLGDNRPLWGHVDSLAAGITDRQQNASELRLPNITPTFSWIRLAQRVPVRVVIDTVPTNIRLVAGRTATVTVLPTHEKVAPRAAPNSTLVPGTAPLNRAAQ from the coding sequence ATGACCCGCCTGCTGCCCGATCTGGGGCGTATCCTGCTCACCATCCTGCTGATCGCCGGGGCCATTCTGGCGCTGGTGCTGGTCTGGCGCCATTACGAGGACGATCCCTGGACCCGCGACGGCGCGCTTCAGGCCGATGTGGTGCAGGTCAGCGCGGATGTCGCCGGGCTGGTGACTCAAATCCATGTCCATGACAACCAGCCGGTGCGCGCCGGGGATCTGCTCTTCACGGTCGATCAGGAGCGTTATGCCGCGCAGCTTGCCCAGGCCGATGCGGCGGTGGCCAGCGCGCAGGCCGGCATCGCCAATGCGAGCGCCACCATCACCAATGCGCAAGCCACGCTGAGCAACGCATTGCGCGAAAAGAGCCGCTATGTCGCGCTGGGCAATCTGGTCAGCCAGGAGGAGCGCGACACCCGCATTACAACCGTCGACAAGGATCAGGCCGCGCTGGTTCAGGCCCGCGCGGGGCTGCAATCCGCGCAGGCCGGGCTGAAACAGGCCGAGGCCAACAGGCGGCTGGCGCAGGTCAACATGGATCACTCGGCTGTGCGGGCCAAGGTCAACGGCTACATCACCGGCTTCTCGATGCGGCCGGGCGATTATGTCGCGGCGGGCAGTCCGCAATTCGCGCTGCTCGACACCGACAGCTTCTATGTGCTGGGCTATTTCGAGGAAACCAAGCTGCGCCGCTTTGCGCTGGGCGACAAGGTGCGCATCGACCTGCTGGGCGACAACCGCCCGCTATGGGGCCATGTCGACAGTCTGGCGGCGGGCATCACCGACCGCCAGCAGAATGCTTCGGAGCTGCGGCTGCCCAACATCACCCCGACCTTCAGCTGGATCCGGCTGGCGCAGCGCGTACCGGTGCGCGTGGTGATCGATACCGTGCCCACCAACATCCGCCTGGTCGCCGGGCGCACCGCGACGGTGACAGTGCTGCCCACGCATGAGAAGGTCGCTCCACGCGCCGCGCCCAATTCCACGCTGGTGCCGGGCACCGCGCCGCTTAACCGGGCCGCGCAATGA
- a CDS encoding DUF6434 domain-containing protein, translating to MPPCPEMTAFDWHGAPIHRDTPIDGTYRNTQNVRRFFLAACGPDFAFDRSFMAWLKDGTPKTMGEAADIWTRHHAPALRP from the coding sequence GTGCCGCCCTGTCCTGAAATGACCGCTTTCGACTGGCACGGCGCCCCGATCCACCGCGATACGCCCATTGATGGCACCTATCGCAACACGCAGAATGTCCGGCGCTTCTTCCTCGCCGCCTGCGGTCCGGACTTCGCGTTCGACCGGAGTTTCATGGCCTGGCTGAAGGACGGCACGCCCAAGACCATGGGCGAGGCCGCCGACATATGGACCCGCCATCACGCCCCTGCCCTACGCCCTTAA
- a CDS encoding FUSC family protein produces the protein MAAPPLSLRGVYDSLRVPTLRDLVFSTKAYLATALALIVGFSQDLENPYWAVLTIYIVLNPPETGAIRSKALFRFIGTIAGGTVMMGVTGLFGDQLGILVTVTLGIIVGATFLRQIDRTPANYLWFSAGVTAGVVGLTNLMAPTNVFDYATARMGEISLGILAITAVDSAFWPRPMTPDFLKTMADWRGQTRDWLVDALSLTAAQSPDEDRRRALRQGLRELTKAVGVIDAKAVQLPFDVVAMAPRGRQLNLLRRQVVELIADLAGIEIWARSLRHDRRLHTDLGRSLDLVTAWVQETPADPHDHAAHGNLLIHALEETRDALDPAGGEILTMERGLLSRLAAFVRAWSVLGIALHAIETGAKLPAPLERMARQAKPVRSADYLGAFLDVVPMILSTGLTTLIWYFTAWSSGGGALLFSFIGCVFLTGQDRILSSSVGLVTWVMTAFAVVFLYQYAILPRVTDFPVLIAVLGCVLLPFGLMMAMNLAGMLICVYIFAFLGLQSAYAADFNQSLQTLNASLAGLLIACGCLYVCSYDHARFAARRLVLAVRRDILDIARSHRMPDRERFLFLVIDRLALYFPAAEQIYGAGQLPRLRMIDDFGIGINLLALRQCEGEVSPHMHAILCDLRAQTALSYRDRLAGRQEDGRLRAMVNDALADPALLAETAHGRLREALMGMHLALEDEVAPPPGEIIP, from the coding sequence ATGGCGGCTCCACCCCTCAGCCTGCGCGGTGTGTATGATTCCCTGCGCGTGCCGACGCTGCGGGATCTGGTCTTTTCCACCAAGGCCTATCTGGCCACCGCCCTCGCGCTGATCGTCGGCTTCAGTCAGGATCTGGAAAATCCGTACTGGGCGGTGCTCACGATCTACATCGTGCTCAACCCGCCCGAGACCGGGGCGATCCGCTCCAAGGCGCTGTTCCGTTTTATCGGCACCATCGCGGGCGGCACGGTGATGATGGGCGTCACCGGCCTGTTTGGCGATCAGTTGGGCATTCTGGTCACCGTCACGCTCGGCATCATCGTGGGCGCCACCTTTCTGCGCCAGATCGACCGGACCCCGGCCAATTACCTGTGGTTCTCGGCGGGGGTGACCGCCGGTGTGGTGGGCCTCACCAATCTGATGGCGCCGACCAATGTCTTCGATTACGCCACCGCGCGCATGGGCGAGATCTCGCTGGGCATTCTGGCGATCACCGCGGTCGACAGCGCCTTCTGGCCGCGCCCGATGACTCCCGATTTCCTGAAAACCATGGCCGACTGGCGCGGGCAAACCCGCGACTGGCTGGTCGATGCCCTCAGCCTCACCGCCGCGCAATCCCCCGATGAAGATCGCCGCCGCGCCCTGCGCCAGGGCCTGCGTGAGCTGACCAAGGCCGTCGGCGTGATCGATGCCAAGGCGGTGCAACTGCCCTTCGACGTTGTCGCCATGGCGCCGCGCGGACGGCAGCTCAACCTGCTGCGGCGGCAGGTGGTGGAGCTGATCGCCGATCTGGCGGGAATCGAGATCTGGGCGCGGTCCCTGCGCCATGACCGCCGCCTGCACACCGATCTGGGCCGCTCGCTCGACCTTGTGACGGCCTGGGTGCAGGAAACACCCGCAGACCCTCACGACCATGCTGCGCACGGCAACCTGCTGATCCACGCGCTGGAAGAGACGCGCGATGCGCTCGACCCGGCGGGCGGCGAGATCCTCACCATGGAGCGCGGGCTGCTCTCGCGCCTTGCCGCCTTTGTGCGCGCGTGGTCGGTGCTGGGCATCGCGCTGCATGCCATCGAGACCGGCGCAAAGCTGCCCGCGCCGCTCGAACGGATGGCGCGGCAGGCCAAACCGGTGCGCAGCGCGGATTATCTGGGCGCGTTCCTCGATGTCGTGCCGATGATCCTCTCCACCGGCCTCACCACGCTGATCTGGTATTTTACCGCCTGGAGTTCGGGCGGCGGGGCGCTGCTGTTCTCCTTCATCGGCTGCGTCTTCCTGACCGGGCAGGACCGCATCCTCTCCTCCAGCGTCGGGCTGGTGACATGGGTGATGACCGCCTTTGCCGTCGTCTTCCTCTACCAATATGCCATCCTGCCGCGCGTCACCGATTTTCCCGTGCTGATCGCGGTGCTGGGCTGCGTGCTGCTGCCCTTCGGCCTGATGATGGCGATGAATCTGGCGGGCATGCTGATCTGCGTCTACATCTTCGCCTTCCTCGGGCTGCAAAGCGCCTATGCCGCCGATTTCAACCAGAGTTTGCAGACGCTCAACGCCTCGCTGGCCGGGCTGCTGATCGCCTGCGGCTGCCTTTATGTGTGCAGCTATGACCATGCCCGCTTTGCGGCGCGGCGGCTGGTGCTGGCGGTGCGCCGCGACATTCTCGACATCGCGCGCAGCCACCGCATGCCCGACCGCGAGCGGTTCCTGTTTCTGGTGATCGACCGGCTGGCGCTCTATTTCCCCGCCGCCGAGCAGATTTACGGCGCCGGGCAATTGCCGCGCCTGCGCATGATCGACGATTTCGGCATCGGCATCAACCTGCTGGCGCTGCGCCAATGCGAGGGTGAGGTGAGCCCCCATATGCACGCCATCCTGTGTGACCTGCGCGCCCAGACCGCGCTCAGCTATCGCGACAGGCTGGCCGGGCGGCAGGAGGACGGCAGGCTGCGCGCCATGGTCAACGACGCGCTGGCCGACCCCGCCCTGCTGGCCGAAACCGCGCATGGCCGCCTGCGTGAGGCGCTGATGGGCATGCATCTGGCGCTGGAAGACGAAGTCGCGCCCCCGCCCGGAGAGATCATCCCATGA
- a CDS encoding DUF1656 domain-containing protein produces the protein MMAHDFLIGGVILSPIVPQLLIALLLTVLLSILLMRLGFYRLVWHRPLVELAIFCILLGTLVALTPDGSSQPFGTIPREAAR, from the coding sequence ATGATGGCCCATGACTTCCTGATCGGCGGGGTGATCCTCTCGCCCATCGTGCCGCAATTGCTGATCGCGCTGCTGCTCACGGTGCTGCTGTCGATCCTGCTGATGCGGCTGGGCTTTTACCGGCTGGTATGGCATCGACCGCTGGTCGAACTGGCAATTTTCTGCATCCTTCTGGGGACACTTGTGGCCTTGACTCCCGACGGCTCGTCGCAACCCTTTGGCACCATTCCCAGGGAGGCCGCGCGATGA
- a CDS encoding glycoside hydrolase family 2 TIM barrel-domain containing protein, translating into MKRRFAALFLASACLPSAALAAPGPIDTQKQMLSGDGPDNAVPWDFTIDGGARAGEKATIPVPSNWQQQGFGHPHYGTDRAWQTHDRATYHRSFTVPADWQGKRIRLTFDAVMTDTIVKVNGVQAGPLHQGGFNRFSFDITPLLKLGASNDVEVEVAENSANKDTEIAERYGDYWTFGGIYRPVWLEALPAEAIGHVSVDARADGTIAADITLAEPRTVTSVVGQIVDKDGNKVGTPFSTPIPAGGTGLVTLHGSAANPRLWSSETPNLYVLDVTLFKGNEAVHHVRTRFGFRTFEVRAGGGLYLNGQKIVLKGVNRHSFRPDTGRALTHANSYEDVKLIRGMNMNAVRMSHYSPEESFLKACDELGLYVLDELSGWQHSHDTEVGRKLVRELVERDVNHPAILFWDNGNEGGFNRELDPEYARYDPQHRKVLHPWDPHDGVDTKHYPKYQDFVARLNGPNLVMPTEFQHGLYDGGAGAAMEDVWQAIKASPHGAGGFVWVFADEGLARKDQGGRIDNVGTQAPDGILDARHNPEPSYFTIRDIYAPVQITPPTLDGSFDGQIKLANAYDFTPLSALTFRWEWLRFPLPSEAGTQPRVLASGQITGPDVAPHSEGRLALPRSASMGQADALRLTARRGEEDVMRWVWPIATPRPEASAPQAGTPQIAKANGAIRLTAGRFSADFDEKTGLLHKIASGSRTVAIAGGPRLVYAHPASAQPVWSEVTAAGDNVFKPAAPGLANIAQIDFGLDEKSFLSGFTLQISRDGKAWTTVAATQRTWRDPTLYAFPAQQIAAIRLLDVQGLHGALNPPKVRIGYQADRFEPAPTPASTVTSGTGTDPATGKPVVWLDAPGAGGLERAHWTLDASGALRLDYRYQLSGAYVYYGVGFDTAPVTSARALLRGPWPVWKNRLRGPELGVHDIADSKKAGALSPANAGYFADPRWVKLDMGGAPLLIRPSAGTPFLQLGARLQDHPNTSPPFPDTTFGFMQAIPGMGNKFHEAADTGPQGQPTSTTGSHEGSLTFTLPAP; encoded by the coding sequence ATGAAGCGTCGTTTCGCAGCACTCTTTCTGGCCTCGGCCTGCCTGCCTTCCGCAGCGCTGGCCGCCCCCGGCCCCATCGACACGCAAAAGCAGATGTTGAGCGGGGACGGCCCCGACAATGCCGTCCCCTGGGATTTCACCATCGACGGCGGGGCACGCGCGGGGGAAAAGGCCACCATCCCCGTGCCCTCCAACTGGCAGCAGCAGGGCTTTGGCCATCCGCATTACGGCACCGACCGCGCCTGGCAGACGCATGATCGCGCCACCTATCACCGCAGCTTCACCGTGCCCGCCGACTGGCAGGGCAAGCGCATCCGCCTCACCTTCGATGCGGTGATGACCGACACCATCGTCAAGGTGAATGGCGTGCAGGCCGGGCCGCTGCATCAGGGCGGCTTCAACCGCTTCAGCTTCGACATCACCCCGCTGCTCAAGCTGGGCGCCAGCAATGATGTCGAGGTCGAGGTCGCGGAAAACTCGGCCAACAAGGACACCGAAATCGCCGAGCGCTATGGCGATTACTGGACCTTCGGCGGCATCTACCGCCCGGTCTGGCTGGAGGCGCTGCCCGCCGAGGCCATCGGCCATGTCAGCGTGGACGCGCGCGCCGATGGCACCATCGCCGCCGATATCACGCTGGCCGAACCCAGGACCGTCACCTCGGTTGTTGGCCAGATCGTCGACAAGGATGGCAACAAGGTGGGCACGCCCTTCTCCACCCCGATCCCGGCGGGCGGCACGGGGCTGGTGACGCTGCATGGCTCTGCGGCGAACCCGCGCCTGTGGTCGTCCGAAACGCCCAATCTCTATGTCCTCGATGTCACGCTCTTCAAGGGGAATGAGGCGGTGCATCATGTCCGCACCCGCTTCGGCTTCCGCACTTTCGAGGTGCGCGCGGGGGGGGGGCTTTACCTCAACGGGCAGAAGATCGTGCTCAAGGGCGTCAACCGCCACAGCTTCCGGCCCGACACCGGCCGCGCCTTGACCCATGCGAACTCCTATGAGGATGTGAAGCTGATCCGCGGCATGAACATGAATGCCGTGCGCATGTCGCATTACTCGCCCGAGGAGAGCTTCCTCAAAGCCTGCGACGAGCTGGGCCTCTATGTCCTCGATGAACTCAGCGGCTGGCAGCATTCCCACGACACGGAGGTCGGCCGCAAGCTGGTGCGCGAACTGGTCGAGCGCGACGTCAACCACCCCGCCATTCTCTTCTGGGACAATGGCAATGAGGGCGGCTTCAACCGCGAACTCGATCCCGAATATGCCCGCTATGACCCGCAACACCGCAAGGTGCTCCACCCGTGGGACCCGCATGACGGGGTGGATACCAAACATTACCCGAAATATCAGGATTTCGTGGCGCGGTTGAACGGCCCCAATCTGGTAATGCCCACCGAATTCCAGCACGGCCTCTATGACGGCGGCGCGGGCGCGGCGATGGAGGATGTGTGGCAGGCGATCAAGGCCTCGCCCCATGGCGCGGGCGGCTTCGTCTGGGTCTTCGCCGATGAGGGGCTGGCCCGCAAGGATCAGGGCGGGCGGATCGACAATGTCGGCACGCAGGCCCCCGACGGCATCCTCGACGCGCGCCATAACCCCGAGCCGAGCTATTTCACCATCCGCGACATCTATGCGCCGGTGCAGATCACGCCGCCCACGCTGGATGGTTCTTTCGACGGGCAGATCAAACTGGCCAATGCCTATGATTTCACGCCCCTGTCGGCGCTAACCTTCCGCTGGGAATGGCTGCGCTTCCCGCTGCCCAGCGAGGCCGGAACCCAGCCGCGCGTTCTGGCCTCGGGGCAGATCACCGGTCCCGATGTGGCCCCGCACAGCGAGGGACGGCTGGCACTGCCCCGCTCGGCCAGCATGGGGCAGGCCGATGCCCTGCGCCTCACCGCACGTCGCGGCGAAGAGGACGTGATGCGCTGGGTCTGGCCCATCGCCACGCCCCGCCCCGAAGCCTCAGCGCCGCAAGCCGGAACGCCGCAGATCGCCAAAGCCAATGGCGCGATCCGCCTGACCGCGGGCCGCTTCAGCGCCGATTTCGACGAAAAGACCGGACTGCTGCACAAGATCGCCAGCGGCAGCCGCACGGTGGCGATCGCGGGCGGCCCGCGCCTCGTCTATGCCCATCCCGCCAGCGCTCAGCCGGTCTGGTCCGAGGTGACGGCGGCGGGCGACAATGTCTTCAAACCCGCTGCGCCGGGGCTGGCCAACATCGCCCAGATCGACTTCGGCCTCGATGAAAAAAGCTTCCTCTCCGGTTTCACCCTGCAAATCTCGCGCGACGGCAAGGCATGGACCACCGTCGCCGCGACGCAGCGCACATGGCGCGATCCCACGCTCTATGCCTTCCCCGCGCAGCAGATCGCGGCGATCCGCCTGCTCGATGTGCAGGGGCTGCATGGCGCGCTCAACCCGCCCAAGGTGAGGATCGGCTATCAGGCCGACCGTTTCGAGCCCGCACCGACCCCGGCCAGCACCGTAACCAGCGGCACCGGAACCGATCCTGCCACAGGCAAGCCGGTCGTCTGGCTCGATGCGCCGGGCGCGGGTGGGCTGGAACGGGCACACTGGACTCTGGACGCCAGCGGCGCGCTGCGGCTCGACTATCGCTATCAGCTCAGCGGCGCCTATGTTTACTATGGCGTGGGCTTCGACACCGCGCCGGTCACCTCGGCGCGTGCCCTGCTGCGCGGGCCATGGCCGGTGTGGAAGAACCGCCTGCGCGGGCCGGAACTCGGGGTCCACGATATCGCCGACAGCAAGAAGGCCGGCGCGCTGTCGCCCGCCAATGCCGGCTATTTCGCCGATCCGCGCTGGGTGAAGCTCGATATGGGCGGCGCGCCGCTGCTGATCCGTCCCTCGGCGGGCACGCCCTTTCTGCAGCTCGGCGCGCGGCTTCAGGACCACCCCAACACCAGCCCGCCCTTCCCGGACACCACCTTCGGCTTCATGCAGGCGATCCCCGGCATGGGGAACAAGTTCCACGAGGCGGCGGACACCGGGCCGCAAGGCCAGCCCACCAGCACCACCGGCAGCCATGAGGGGAGCCTGACCTTCACCCTGCCCGCGCCGTAA
- a CDS encoding MgtC/SapB family protein, producing the protein MHITTGAQALAELFDVDVLSLLASCICLLTAFLLGTLIGLERQWRQRTAGLRTNVLVAVGAAAFVDLGLRTAGADGGVRVISYVVSGIGFLGAGVIMKEGTHVRGLNTAATLWASAAVGSFAGARKPAEAVLVTIFVLAGNTLLRPLVDFVNRRPITAGETEALYRIHVICSDDHVTDARDLLFEELDIHHYPIREIETLTDGDAQVELAAVLLPTTADPAELDAITSHIARHQAIISATWTVSTTS; encoded by the coding sequence ATGCATATCACCACCGGCGCTCAGGCTCTGGCCGAACTTTTCGATGTCGATGTGCTCTCGCTGCTGGCCAGTTGCATCTGCCTGCTGACGGCCTTCCTGCTGGGCACGCTGATCGGGCTGGAGCGGCAATGGCGCCAGCGCACGGCCGGGCTGCGCACCAATGTGCTGGTGGCGGTGGGCGCGGCGGCCTTTGTCGACCTTGGGCTGCGCACGGCGGGGGCCGATGGCGGGGTGCGCGTCATTTCCTATGTCGTGTCGGGCATCGGCTTTCTGGGCGCGGGTGTCATCATGAAGGAGGGCACCCATGTGCGCGGGCTCAACACGGCGGCCACGCTCTGGGCATCGGCGGCGGTGGGCAGCTTTGCCGGCGCGCGCAAGCCGGCCGAGGCGGTGCTGGTGACGATCTTCGTGCTGGCGGGCAACACGCTGCTGCGCCCGCTGGTCGATTTCGTGAACCGCCGCCCGATCACGGCGGGCGAGACCGAGGCGCTGTACCGCATCCATGTGATCTGCTCCGACGATCACGTCACCGACGCGCGCGACCTGCTGTTCGAGGAGCTGGATATCCACCACTACCCGATCCGCGAGATCGAGACGCTGACCGATGGCGATGCTCAGGTGGAACTGGCCGCGGTCCTGCTGCCCACCACCGCCGATCCCGCCGAGCTGGACGCCATCACCAGCCATATCGCCCGGCATCAGGCGATCATCAGCGCGACCTGGACGGTGAGCACGACAAGCTGA
- a CDS encoding efflux transporter outer membrane subunit, translating to MKGRLAAVGTLLLAGCTVGPNYHAPPLQVGGTPPAAFLGAGDAAYDQQGALPPRWWRLYDDPLLDGLEEKALTHNTDLRVALASLQQAQAALRGAELARTPQTSLTLDPTYGQASGDSKGSPVALKPGFAYAGTESISYDLDLFGRLKRSIEVGQANLGAAQAALDLARVNVAAATAQAYVTVCAAGLQIAVTRRSITVTEQSLAVTQRRYDAGIAGINDVVRARTLLRQTAATLPALEAQQRGGLFTLATLTGDAPETLPTQVASCAAPPLIRHPIPIGDGATLLARRPDVREAERKLASAVAGIGVSTAALYPSVSLGGSLGTVATSVPDIVKDRGFQWSVGPLLSWSIPNLGRARAQVAQSNAAARGALAQFDGTVLTALRETEGALNTLARRLDTERQLTAARDDAATANANTARLYAGGIGQFLDTLDAERTLIGAENSLANATAQVSQDQIALFLALGGGWQDAPPVKDTSLETVTERKTR from the coding sequence ATGAAGGGGCGCCTTGCCGCTGTCGGCACCCTGCTGCTGGCGGGCTGCACCGTCGGGCCGAACTATCACGCGCCGCCCTTGCAGGTGGGGGGCACACCGCCCGCCGCCTTCCTCGGCGCGGGCGATGCCGCCTATGACCAGCAAGGCGCGCTGCCGCCGCGCTGGTGGCGGCTCTACGACGATCCGCTGCTCGACGGGCTGGAGGAGAAGGCGCTCACCCACAACACCGATCTGCGCGTCGCGCTGGCCAGCCTGCAACAGGCGCAGGCCGCCCTGCGCGGGGCGGAACTTGCGCGCACGCCGCAGACCAGCCTGACGCTCGACCCGACCTATGGGCAGGCCTCGGGCGACTCCAAGGGCTCGCCCGTCGCCCTGAAACCGGGCTTCGCCTATGCCGGGACCGAGAGCATCTCCTACGATCTCGACCTGTTCGGGCGGCTGAAACGCTCGATCGAGGTCGGGCAGGCCAATCTCGGGGCGGCGCAGGCGGCGCTCGATCTGGCGCGGGTCAATGTCGCGGCGGCGACGGCGCAGGCCTATGTCACGGTCTGCGCGGCGGGGTTGCAGATCGCGGTCACCCGGCGCTCGATCACCGTGACCGAACAGTCGCTGGCGGTCACCCAGCGCCGCTATGACGCCGGGATCGCCGGGATCAACGATGTGGTGCGCGCCCGCACCCTGCTGCGCCAGACCGCCGCCACCCTGCCCGCGCTGGAGGCCCAGCAGCGCGGCGGCCTCTTCACGCTGGCCACGCTGACCGGCGACGCGCCGGAAACGCTGCCCACGCAGGTTGCAAGCTGCGCCGCGCCGCCGCTGATCCGCCACCCCATCCCCATCGGAGATGGCGCTACCCTGCTGGCCCGCCGCCCCGATGTGCGCGAGGCGGAACGCAAGCTGGCCTCCGCCGTGGCGGGGATCGGCGTCAGCACGGCAGCGCTTTATCCTTCGGTCAGTCTGGGCGGGTCGCTGGGCACGGTGGCGACCAGCGTGCCCGATATCGTCAAGGATCGCGGCTTCCAGTGGAGCGTCGGGCCGCTGCTCTCATGGTCCATCCCCAATCTGGGGCGGGCGCGGGCTCAGGTTGCGCAGTCCAATGCCGCGGCGCGCGGCGCGCTGGCCCAGTTCGACGGCACGGTGCTGACCGCGCTGCGCGAGACCGAGGGCGCGCTCAACACTTTGGCCCGGCGGCTCGACACCGAAAGGCAACTCACCGCCGCGCGCGACGATGCCGCCACCGCCAATGCCAACACCGCGCGGCTCTATGCCGGGGGCATCGGCCAGTTCCTCGACACGCTGGACGCCGAGCGCACGCTGATCGGGGCGGAAAATTCGCTGGCCAATGCCACGGCGCAGGTCTCGCAGGATCAGATCGCGCTGTTTCTGGCACTGGGCGGCGGGTGGCAGGACGCGCCGCCGGTGAAGGACACCTCGTTGGAAACCGTCACCGAGCGAAAAACCCGATAA